The DNA region GCTGTTCTTTAATCGTATCCTTATTGACCACGCCTCCGGTATCGGGGAGCTTCTCGATCACAATATTTCCGGCGCTGTCGACCTCGGCGATCGGAAAGCCGATGTTCCACGGCTCCGGCACGTCTTTGTAGCCCGGATCGGCGTAGTAGCCCCCGGTAACCTGCGCTCCGCACTCCAGCAGATGCCCGGCCACCGTCCCGGCGGCCAGCAGGTCGTAATCCTCCATGCTCCAGCCGAATTCATAAACGAGCGGGGCGATCGCCAGCGCCGGGTCGGCCACACGGCCGGTGACGACGATATCCGCTCCGTTACCCAGCGCTTCCACGATTCCTGCGGCCCCGATATAGGCGTTGGCCGAGACGATCGACGAGCGCAGGGAACCAAGCTTCTCGCCGGTTTCGACGGTCGGGTAGTCGATATATCGGTCGATTTTGTCCGCGATATCGTCACCGGTTACGGCGGCGATTTTCAGTCCGGTAATACCGAGGCCCTGGGCGATCTCTTTGATTTTTTGCGCCGCGGACAGCGGGTTGGCCGCCCCCATATTAGTAATGACTTTCACATTATGCTGCTTGCAAAGGGGCAGCACTTTGACCATCCGGTGCTCCAGCAAATGGTTGTAGCCCTTCGTCGGGTCCTTCAATTTCTGCTGCTGCGCGATCGCGATGGTGCGCTCCGCCAGACATTCGAACATGATATAGTCGAGGTTGCCTTTTTCCATCAGCTCCAAGGCCGGTTCCAGACGGTCTCCGGCGTACCCCGCTCCCGCGCCGATACGGATTGCTTTCATTGCTTATCAGTCCTCCACTTTTTTGTCTTCTTTATATCGATATGGTTCCTGTGATGAGCGCTATCGCGGTAAACACAAGCGACGTGCCCCAAGCCCACTTGAAGGTAAACTTCTGATGCTCCGCCAGGTCCACCTCGGAGAGGGCGACGAGCAGAAACGTCGACGCCGTCAGCGGGCTAAGCGGAAAGCCGACGGTCATCTGTCCGAAGATGGCGGCCCGCCCGATTTCGATCGGGTCCATCCCAAAGTTGGCCACCGCTTGGGCCAAAATCGGCAGCATCCCGTAATAGAAGGCGTCCGGCGTAAACACCAAGCTCAGCGGCATACTGATGACGGCCAGAATCAGCGGCAGGAACCGGGCCATCGAATCGGGCACGATCGAGACGAGCGAATCGGCCATCGCGGCGATCATCCCCGTGCCGTTCAGGATGCCGGAAAAAATGCCGGCCGCAAAAATCATGCTGGTCACGAGCACAATGCTTTTGGCATGCGCGTTCAAACGCGCCGACTGGTCTTTCAGGTTGGGATAATTGACCAGCAGGGCGACCGCAAACCCAATCATAAACAAAATCGTATGCGGAAAAATATGCGTCATCAGACCAACGATCAACAGCACCGTGAACACCGCGTTGAACCAGAACAGCTTGGGACGGCGCATCGCCTTTTGTTCCTCGGTCAATTCATCTTCCATGTTGTAGTTGAAATCAATGACGCCCAGCCGCTTGCGCTCCCGTAAGCCCAGGAAAAAAGCGACCGCCAGCACGTAGATAATCCCGCCGGCCATGGACGGAAGAATCGCGGTGAACATCTGGCTGGCATCGGTTTGCAGCGCGGACATGGCCCGCGCCTGCGTCCCCGACCAGGGAACGAGATGCATCGCCCCCGCCCCCAAAGCGACCACGCAAGGCAAGATCAGCTTGTTGATCCCGATGCGCTTGTAAATCGGCAGGAAGGCGGTGATCGTAATCATAAAGGTCGCGGTTCCGTCGCCGTCCAGATGGACGAGCATCGTCACGGCGGCCGTGCCGACAATAATTTTCAGCGGATCGCCTTTGACGGCGGACACCACTTTTTTAATTATAGGGTCAAACAGACCGGCATCGGACATCAGCCCGAAGTAGAGTACGGCGAACATGAGCATAATGCCCGTCGGGGCCACCTGGATCACGCCGTTTAAAGTTGCCTCCCCCAGTTGATCCCAAAATCCGCCGATCACCGCGAACAGAACCGGCACGATCACCAGCGCGACAATGACCGAAACCTTTTTGGTCATGATTAAATACAGAAAAAGCGCAATCGTCAAAACACCTAGCAAAGCCAGCATATTCTAACCTCCGGATACAGACTGTACTGCAAAATAAGCCCCAAGCGCTATACCAGCTCCACGATCGTGGACACGCCCATGCCGCCGCCGATACACAGTGTAGCCAGGCCGCGTCTGGCGCTGCGCCGCTTCATTTCGTACAGCAGCGTCACGAGCACCCGCGCGCCGCTGGCTCCGATCGGATGACCCAGCGCCACGGCGCCGCCGTTGACGTTCAAGCGGTCCTCCGGAAAGCCCAGCTCGCGGGCCACCGCCAGCGCCTGCGCCGCAAACGCCTCATTGGCTTCGATCAGATCGATGTCGGCCACAGTCAAGCCCGCTTTGGCCAGCGCCTTGCGGGTGGCCGGGACCGGCCCGGTGCCCATGATCGCCGGATCGACGCCGGCACTGGCATTGGCGCGGACAACGGCCAGCGGCTTAATGCCTAGCGCTTCGGCCTTGCTCCGGCTCATCAGCACCAGCGCGGCCGCGCCGTCGTTGATCCCCGACGCGTTGCCCGCCGTTACGCTGCCCGCCTCGGTAAAGGCCGGTTTCAGCTTTGCCAGTTTCTCTACTGTAACCCCTTCGCGCGGGCTCTCATCTGTGGCAAAAATCACAGGCTCGCCCCGGCGCTGCGGCACGGATACGGGCACGATCTCCTCGGCGAACACTCCTTTGCGGATGGCCTCGACCGCTTTTTGCTGGCTGCGGGCGGCGTACTCATCCTGCTCCGCGCGGCCGATGCCGTACTTCGCGGCGATGTTTTCCGCCGTGATCCCCATGTGATAACCGCCCATGGAGCAGGTCAAGCCGTCGCTCACCATGCTGTCCACCGCTGCCCGGTCGCCCATGCGGTACCCTTGGCGCGCTCCGGGCAGCACGTAAGGAGCGGTGCTCATCGATTCCATGCCGCCGGCCACTACGATCTCCGCCTCCCCGCTATAGATGGCCTGGGAAGCAAGGTGAACCGCTTTCAACCCGGACCCGCACAACAAGTTCAACGAAGTCGCCGGCACCTCCTGCGGCAATCCCGCCAGCATAGCGGCGCGGCGCGCCGGGTTCTGCTTTTCGCCAGCCTGAAGCACGTTCCCCATAAACACTTCATCCACCATGTCCGCGGAAATCTGCGCCCGGCTTACCGCTTCCCTGATTACGGCGGCGCCAAGCTCCGCGGCGTGAACCTCCCCCAGCGCCCCCATAAACGCTCCAATCGCCGTACGTACGGCGCTGACAATAACTACCTCGTGCAAATCGCTTCCTTCCTTTCGTTTAAAGAGATTGTTTTTCCCGGTGCCGGAAAACCGGACTTTATGAGCTCGCACTTAAAGTTGCGGCAGATTAACGGCAAAAGACGCCGTTGTTTTTGCTTTTACCGTGTCCAGGTCTACGCCGTCCGCCAATTCGATCAGCTCCAGCCCCCGCTCCGCAAAGCGGAACACCGCCAGCTCAGTGACGATCATGGACACCACGCCGACGGCCGTCAGCGGCAGCGTGCAGCGTTTGACGATTTTCGCCGCGCCGCCCTTGGCGCAATGCTCCATGGCGATGATGACTTTTTTGGCCCCGGTGACTAAATCCATCGCCCCGCCCATGCCCGGCACCATTTTTCCGGGAACCATCCAGTTGGCCAGATTGCCCTGCTCATCCACCTCAAGTCCGCCGAGCACGGACACGTCCACATGACCGCCGCGAATCAGCGCAAACGACACGGAGCTGTCGAAATAGCTGCCCCCGGGACGAAGACCGGTCGGCTGGCCGCCCGCGTTCACCAGATCCTTGTCCGTCTGCTCGTTCACATCCGTCAGGCCGATAAATCCGTTTTCGGATTGAATCTGAATATCGATCCGCGGGTCCAGAAAAGCGGGGATCAACGTGGGCAGCCCGATGCCGAGGTTCACCACATCCCCGTCGCGGATTTCCTGCGCCACCCGTTTGGCGATTTTCTGTTTGCCCGTCAGCGCCTCCGTTTCGCTTCCCTTCATTCCCGTTCACCTCCGCATTGCACGATTTTGTCCACCAATATCCCCGGAGTGACAATGCTGTCCGGGTCCAGCTCGCCGGTCTCCACGATCTGCTCGGCTTCCGCGATCACCAGATCCGCGGCCAGGGCCATGATCGGGTTGAAATTGCGCGCCGACTTGCGGAATACCAAATTGCCCGCCCGGTCTGCCTTGTAAGCTTTCAGCAAGGCCACGTCGGCGCGCAGCGGAGTTTCCAGCAAATATTCCCGGCCGTCCACAGCCACCTTTGGCTTGCCCTCTTCCACCAGGGTGCCGAGCCCCGTGCGGGTCAACACGCCGCCCAAGCCGGCGCCGCCCGCGCGGATCCGTTCGGCGAACGTGCCCTGCGGGGTCAGCTCCACCTCCAGTTCGCCGGCGATCATTTGCCGGCCCGTCTCCGGATTGGTGCCGATATGGGAGGCGACCAGCCTCTTCACCCGGCGCTGGACGATCAGCGGCCCGCAGCCTTTGTCGACCGTCCCCGTATCGCTGGAGATCAGGGTCAGTTCGGCCAGCTCGCTGTCGAGAATCGCCCGCACCAAGCCCTCCGGCGCGCCAACGCCCATAAATCCCCCCATCATGACCGTCATTCCGCTCCTCAGGAACGAAAGCGCCTCGTCGAGCCGAATTACTTTGTCTTTCAATTTTCCTTTCACCTCGTTGCAGCAAAAATGTGGTTCAATTAAACTAACAAGCAAAAACCGTGCCAAACTCCGATGATAGTGGCGGAAAAGCCCGGTACTCCAGCAAAAAATAAAAATCCGGAGGCAATGTCTCCGGACCGGACGGCCGTCAATATTTCTAAATATTTAGAACAGAACCCGCTTCATGGAAGATGGTTCCACGATCCGCAAGCGTTCCAGCTTTTGATAACGGAATCCCAAATATTTAGAAGAAAAGAAAGCAAACGATGCGTTATCGCTCATTTTTGAACCCAATGTGAACTTTGGCCAAAAAAATATTTTTCCCCCGCCTAAAAAGTAAAGGCTAACTTCTTTTTGCGAGAAGGCGGTGTATCATATTAAAAAATCGCGCTGCCCGGCGTGGCGTGAATCACCACCGTTATTTGGAAAGGAGTTCATCCGCGTGCGTACCCAAATCCAGAACAAGCAACGCCAATCCGTGCAATTGAACGTCAATCCGCAAATGCTCCAGACGTTTCGGCTGCTTGCGATGCCGAACGGCGAATTGGAACGCCTAATCAGCGAAAAGGCGCAGACCAATCCGTTTATCGAAATCCTGCCGCTGCGGCCAAATAGACGTATGTCCGCCGGCCTATCCAGGCAAATCGCTGCGGGCTTGTCCACTGAACTGCTGGGCTATAAGTTGAAAGCGAAAACAACGAGTGAAGAGGCGATTTGGGAGGAGTTAAAATTCAGCGTGGATGATCCTAAGGTGAAAAAAGCGCTGCAATTCCTGATCGGGAATTTGGACGAAGCGGGGTATTTGCCGCCGGACATCGACCGTCATGCCGAACAGGCCGGCATTTCCCGCGCCGCGTTCGCCAGGGCGCTTTGGCTGCTGCAGCAGGAAGGCGCGCCCGGGATCGGTGCCCGTTCATTGCAGGAGTGCCTGGAACTGCAGTTGATTCGCGAAGGCCGGAAAAACTCCCTGGCCTATATAATGGTGCACAGCTACATGGAAGAAACGGCGCGGGGCGACCTGCCAGCCATTGCCAGGGAAACCGGGGCTCCGCTTGCAGAAGTGGCGGAAAGCCTGGCCCGCATCCGTAAGCTGCAGCCCCGGCCGGGATTGGTTTACGAGGACGCAGAGCCCGCCCCGGCAGTGAAGGATATCGCCGCCAGCGTAACGATGGCCGACGGACGCCTGAAAATCGCCTTGAATTCGCTCAAGATCAGCCTGTATGAAGAAACTGGCTATCTCGAAAGCATGAAAGAGGCATGTTCCATTGAGTTAAGGCAAAAGATCGAGGAGGCGAAAGCGCTGGCCCAACAGCTGGATTACCGGCATACAGCGCTGTTAAAAGTGCTAACCGCGCTAGTGCGGAAGCAGAGGGCTTTTTTCCAAAGCGGCATCCATGAACTCAAACCGCTTAAGCTGGAACAAATCGCCGGCAGCACGGGAATGCACCCGTCCACCGTCAGCCGGGCGATCAAAGACAAATGGCTGGATACACCTTGGGGCGTGTTCAGCTTCAAATATTTTCTGGCGGGGGGAATTGAAGCTGAGTCCGGGGATATGCTCGCCGCCGGCGCGGTCAAACAAATGATCCGCGAGTTGATCGCGGGCGAGGATAAAAGGAAACCTCTTACGGATCAGCTCATCAGCGATCTGCTTCAAGAGCGGGGGATCTCCATCTCCAGAAGAACCGTCGCCAAATACCGGACGCAAGCGAAAATCGCCCCGGCCTCGCAGCGTAAATTGAACCTCCATGTATAAAGGTAAAATAAACCCGGAAATAACAACGTGCTCCCGCGGAATTTTATACTTTCTGGCTGATATGCTGAAAAAGCCTGCAAAAGCGCAGGCTTTTCCGTTTCCTAGCGTCCTCAGTCCTTCCGCTCCTTGATCATCTCCAGAAACTCGAGAATGATATCGGAAACGGCGTCTTCTTTAGACATATGGATAAACTTGCTTGTATGCAAAATGTCGCCTTTAAACAACTCAATCAGCTTTAACGTTGATTCGGGATCGTTCTCCCTCGCTTTGCGCAGCAAATTCAGGAACTCTTCATCATCCGGGACAGCTCTTTGATCATCTTTCGTTTCCATTTGTTCACCCCTTGCTGAGTCATATTCAACTCGCGGGCGACTTCCCCCTCAGTTTTGTCCTGTAGAAAGAGTTTGTGGATGATCGTTTTCCCCGTATCGGAAGGAAGCGCATTAATCAACTGTCTCACAACGATTTTGTTATCAGAAGATGAGGTGAAGCAGGTTACGGCCGGCTCGACTCCATTGAACGAACATTCCCGTTTTCTCACAGTCTTGGCTTTGTACTGAACCCTCCAAGCGATCCGATAAACTTCTTTGCGATATTGCTCGTACACGGTGTGTTGTTCTTTCATAACGACTTCCCCCTTTCATTTTCATCTTCTATATATAGGGAAATTCTGGCGGGCCATACACAACCATAATTATATAGCTAATTATTATTATAACATTTTTTCTAATTATTGGTTGTACTTTGCCCAAATAAATTTCACTATATAAGTGAAAGGCCCAAAAAATCAAAGGAGGTATTAGCATGCAGGTTGCGGATATCGTGTCGTTGGTTGCCAATGTCGGGTTTCCTGTCACGTTGTGCTTCATTCTGATCAAGTATGTGCTGCAGACCGTCGGCGATAAATTGGGCAAGATCGAAACCTCGCTTGAGGAGCTTTCCGAGCAGGTGCAGCAGTTGGAAAGCATGGTGGACGAAGAAAAAACGGGAAACGCGTTCTCGACGAAAAAAATAATCTAAGAAACTTTCAGACTTCCCGACTGGAAAGGTTGTACCGCCGGGGCGGCTAAAAGCTGCCCCTTATTATACATATTCCCGGATGCTTCATTTTAGAACATTCACCCCACCTCCATCCGTTTTCATTCCCTTCGGCCGCACCGCAATCCGTGCAAAAAAATCCCGCCAAGGCTTCTCTGGCCCGACGGGATAAAGTTTTTACGCTTGCTTTTCAAACGGATAACGCAGCCCCCACGGTTCGCGGATCTTATCGAGCAGGCGCATGATGGCCAGCGACTCGTCCAGCGGGATTTCCGCGCTTTCGGTCAGCCCGGCGCTCAGGGCCCGTCCGACCGCCTCCGCTTCAAACACATAACCCTTCGTTGCACGGTCGTCGACAAACGTTTCCGCTTCTTCCCCGTCCGCGTACAAGGTGGCGGTTTTGGCGTTCAAGAAGCCGGGGACGTATATTTTCCCTTGGGTGCCGTGAATGTAAGCATCGTTGCCGATCGCCAGCCGGACGCCTCCGTTCAGGGAGGCGATTTGGCCGCCCTCATAAGTGAGCAGCACGGAAAAATGCTCGTCCACTCCGGTTTCCCCAAGATGGGCCGTGCTTTGGATATGCTGCGGATTGGCGCCCAGCACCATCGCGGCGAAGGAAACCGGATAAATGCCGGCATCCAGCAGCGCGCCTCCGCCAAGCTCCGGGTTGAACAGGCGGCCGGCCGGATTCCAGTCGGCGCGGAAGCCGAAATCGGCTTTCACCAGGCGCACCTCTCCGATCCGCCCGGCGGCCAGCCATTCCCGGACCCGGCGAATCGCGGGCAGAAACCGCGTCCACATCGCTTCCATCAGAAACAGCTTGCGCTCCCGCGCGTAGGCGACGAGCTCCTCCAGCTCGGCGCTGTTCACCGTAAACGGCTTTTCGCATAGAACCGCCTTTCCGGCCCGCAGCGCCAGCATGACATTGTCCTTGTGCAAAGGATGCGGAGTCGCCACATAAACCGCGTCCACATTGGCATCCGCAAGAAGCTCCTCATAGCTGCCGTAAGCCTGCGGGATACGGTATTTATCCGCAAACGCCTTGGCTTTTTCCAGCGAACGCGAGCCTACGGCATAGGCTTCCCCATTTCCGGCATGGGCCAGATCCTCCGCGAATTGCTCGGCAATCCAACCGGACGCCATAATGCCCCACTTGATTTTCGCCGTTTCTCCCACTTGCGAATCCCCTCCTGAGCCAAACGAAATTTTCATCATGATTATACTCTTTTCGAGGAAAGCAAGGAAATCACCTGCCATACCGGGAAATATAAAAAACCAAATTCCATATATTGATATTGTTGATTAAAAAGGATATTATTGGATTTAGATACGGCTGGAGGTGCACATCCGGAGCGTATCCGCCGGTGGAAGCAGCATACATTTTTGACCCACCAAAAAATTTCGTTGGAGAAAGGGAGGTATGTGAGTTGAAAAAAGCCCTAGCCCTTATTTTGTCCAGTGTAATTTTGGTAGCGCTATCAGGAATAACACCAGCGAAAGCCGCGTCCCCGATCGTGGTCAATTCAACGATTGTGGTGAAAGCGGGGGAAACGTTTGACGGGAAAGGCCAGACATATGTGGCGAATCCCGCCACCTTGGGAGACGGCAGCCAGGCCGAAAACCAGAAACCGATTTTCAAACTGGAAAACAACGCAA from Paenibacillus macerans includes:
- a CDS encoding 3-oxoacid CoA-transferase subunit B, which encodes MKGSETEALTGKQKIAKRVAQEIRDGDVVNLGIGLPTLIPAFLDPRIDIQIQSENGFIGLTDVNEQTDKDLVNAGGQPTGLRPGGSYFDSSVSFALIRGGHVDVSVLGGLEVDEQGNLANWMVPGKMVPGMGGAMDLVTGAKKVIIAMEHCAKGGAAKIVKRCTLPLTAVGVVSMIVTELAVFRFAERGLELIELADGVDLDTVKAKTTASFAVNLPQL
- a CDS encoding acetyl-CoA C-acetyltransferase, whose protein sequence is MHEVVIVSAVRTAIGAFMGALGEVHAAELGAAVIREAVSRAQISADMVDEVFMGNVLQAGEKQNPARRAAMLAGLPQEVPATSLNLLCGSGLKAVHLASQAIYSGEAEIVVAGGMESMSTAPYVLPGARQGYRMGDRAAVDSMVSDGLTCSMGGYHMGITAENIAAKYGIGRAEQDEYAARSQQKAVEAIRKGVFAEEIVPVSVPQRRGEPVIFATDESPREGVTVEKLAKLKPAFTEAGSVTAGNASGINDGAAALVLMSRSKAEALGIKPLAVVRANASAGVDPAIMGTGPVPATRKALAKAGLTVADIDLIEANEAFAAQALAVARELGFPEDRLNVNGGAVALGHPIGASGARVLVTLLYEMKRRSARRGLATLCIGGGMGVSTIVELV
- a CDS encoding acyclic terpene utilization AtuA family protein; translation: MKAIRIGAGAGYAGDRLEPALELMEKGNLDYIMFECLAERTIAIAQQQKLKDPTKGYNHLLEHRMVKVLPLCKQHNVKVITNMGAANPLSAAQKIKEIAQGLGITGLKIAAVTGDDIADKIDRYIDYPTVETGEKLGSLRSSIVSANAYIGAAGIVEALGNGADIVVTGRVADPALAIAPLVYEFGWSMEDYDLLAAGTVAGHLLECGAQVTGGYYADPGYKDVPEPWNIGFPIAEVDSAGNIVIEKLPDTGGVVNKDTIKEQLLYEIHDPANYLTPDVVADFTELTVEEIGLNQVRVTGAKGKAKTGFYKTSVGYQDCYIGEGEMSYGGSGAYERAKLAGEIVAKRLELLQVPIQELRVDYIGVNSLYGNKISRMINADFNGLSEVRLRVAGRTLERKHAALIGNEVEALYTNGPAGGGGARAGVKEIVSIASVLVPADDIEIAVFYEEV
- the atoD gene encoding acetate CoA-transferase subunit alpha, which codes for MKDKVIRLDEALSFLRSGMTVMMGGFMGVGAPEGLVRAILDSELAELTLISSDTGTVDKGCGPLIVQRRVKRLVASHIGTNPETGRQMIAGELEVELTPQGTFAERIRAGGAGLGGVLTRTGLGTLVEEGKPKVAVDGREYLLETPLRADVALLKAYKADRAGNLVFRKSARNFNPIMALAADLVIAEAEQIVETGELDPDSIVTPGILVDKIVQCGGERE
- a CDS encoding CitMHS family transporter; amino-acid sequence: MLALLGVLTIALFLYLIMTKKVSVIVALVIVPVLFAVIGGFWDQLGEATLNGVIQVAPTGIMLMFAVLYFGLMSDAGLFDPIIKKVVSAVKGDPLKIIVGTAAVTMLVHLDGDGTATFMITITAFLPIYKRIGINKLILPCVVALGAGAMHLVPWSGTQARAMSALQTDASQMFTAILPSMAGGIIYVLAVAFFLGLRERKRLGVIDFNYNMEDELTEEQKAMRRPKLFWFNAVFTVLLIVGLMTHIFPHTILFMIGFAVALLVNYPNLKDQSARLNAHAKSIVLVTSMIFAAGIFSGILNGTGMIAAMADSLVSIVPDSMARFLPLILAVISMPLSLVFTPDAFYYGMLPILAQAVANFGMDPIEIGRAAIFGQMTVGFPLSPLTASTFLLVALSEVDLAEHQKFTFKWAWGTSLVFTAIALITGTISI
- the rpoN gene encoding RNA polymerase factor sigma-54, which produces MRTQIQNKQRQSVQLNVNPQMLQTFRLLAMPNGELERLISEKAQTNPFIEILPLRPNRRMSAGLSRQIAAGLSTELLGYKLKAKTTSEEAIWEELKFSVDDPKVKKALQFLIGNLDEAGYLPPDIDRHAEQAGISRAAFARALWLLQQEGAPGIGARSLQECLELQLIREGRKNSLAYIMVHSYMEETARGDLPAIARETGAPLAEVAESLARIRKLQPRPGLVYEDAEPAPAVKDIAASVTMADGRLKIALNSLKISLYEETGYLESMKEACSIELRQKIEEAKALAQQLDYRHTALLKVLTALVRKQRAFFQSGIHELKPLKLEQIAGSTGMHPSTVSRAIKDKWLDTPWGVFSFKYFLAGGIEAESGDMLAAGAVKQMIRELIAGEDKRKPLTDQLISDLLQERGISISRRTVAKYRTQAKIAPASQRKLNLHV
- a CDS encoding Gfo/Idh/MocA family protein; translation: MGETAKIKWGIMASGWIAEQFAEDLAHAGNGEAYAVGSRSLEKAKAFADKYRIPQAYGSYEELLADANVDAVYVATPHPLHKDNVMLALRAGKAVLCEKPFTVNSAELEELVAYARERKLFLMEAMWTRFLPAIRRVREWLAAGRIGEVRLVKADFGFRADWNPAGRLFNPELGGGALLDAGIYPVSFAAMVLGANPQHIQSTAHLGETGVDEHFSVLLTYEGGQIASLNGGVRLAIGNDAYIHGTQGKIYVPGFLNAKTATLYADGEEAETFVDDRATKGYVFEAEAVGRALSAGLTESAEIPLDESLAIMRLLDKIREPWGLRYPFEKQA